The following coding sequences are from one Hymenobacter sp. DG25A window:
- the rpmJ gene encoding 50S ribosomal protein L36, giving the protein MKVKASVKKRSVDCKIIRRKGKLYVINKKNPRYKQRQG; this is encoded by the coding sequence ATGAAAGTTAAAGCGTCCGTCAAGAAGCGTAGCGTTGATTGCAAAATCATCCGCCGGAAAGGCAAACTCTACGTTATCAACAAAAAGAACCCCCGCTACAAACAGCGTCAGGGTTAA
- the rpsD gene encoding 30S ribosomal protein S4, whose translation MARYTGPKTKIARRFAEPIFGPSKALNKKNYPPGQHGRGRRKKQSEYAVQLMEKQKVKYMYGVLEKQFENLFHKAAALPGITGNNLLALLESRLDNTVYRLGVAPTRRAARQLVLHKHITVNGEVVNIASYKLRAGDVVGVREKSKSLEAITTSLSVRNARQYSWLEWDGKEMVGKFLNAPSRELIPEKITEQLIVELYSK comes from the coding sequence ATGGCACGTTATACCGGTCCTAAAACCAAGATTGCTCGTCGCTTCGCAGAGCCGATCTTCGGCCCAAGCAAGGCACTCAACAAAAAGAATTATCCTCCCGGCCAGCATGGTCGTGGCCGCCGTAAGAAGCAGTCCGAATATGCAGTTCAGCTGATGGAGAAGCAGAAAGTAAAGTACATGTACGGTGTACTGGAAAAGCAATTTGAAAACCTTTTCCACAAGGCAGCTGCTCTGCCCGGCATCACAGGTAACAACCTGTTGGCTTTGCTGGAGTCGCGCCTCGACAACACGGTATACCGTCTGGGTGTAGCTCCTACGCGCCGTGCTGCCCGTCAGCTGGTTCTGCACAAGCATATCACCGTAAATGGTGAAGTTGTTAACATCGCTTCCTATAAGCTCCGTGCGGGCGACGTGGTGGGTGTGCGTGAGAAATCGAAGTCGTTGGAAGCCATCACTACCAGCCTGAGCGTGCGTAACGCTCGTCAGTACTCCTGGCTGGAGTGGGACGGCAAGGAAATGGTGGGCAAATTCCTGAATGCCCCCTCGCGCGAACTGATTCCGGAGAAAATCACGGAGCAGCTCATCGTCGAGCTTTACTCGAAGTAA
- the eno gene encoding phosphopyruvate hydratase, with the protein MSIITAIHARQIFDSRGNPTVEVDVTTETGTVGRAAVPSGASTGKHEAVELRDDDKSKYMGKGVLQAVDNVNSKIAEELIGFSIYEQGLLDKIMLELDGTPNKGNLGANAILGVSLAVARAAAQDAGMPLYRYVGGVNANTLPVPMMNILNGGSHADNSIDFQEFMIMPVGASSFSEALRWGTEIFHHLKNVLKKQGFSTNVGDEGGFAPNIKSNEDAIKIVLQAIETAGYKPGDDVMIAMDAAASEFYSDGHYHFKKSTGDKLTSSEMVSYWTDWTKKYPIISIEDGMDEDDWSGWKALTNSIGATTQLVGDDLFVTNVNRLQRGIDEQIANAILIKVNQIGTLTETIDAINLGRRNGYKSIMSHRSGETEDNTIADLAVALNTGQIKTGSASRSDRMAKYNQLLRIEEELGETANFPGKKM; encoded by the coding sequence ATGAGCATTATCACCGCCATCCATGCCCGCCAGATCTTTGATTCGCGCGGCAACCCGACTGTAGAAGTAGACGTGACCACGGAAACCGGCACGGTAGGCCGCGCCGCAGTACCCTCGGGTGCCAGCACAGGCAAGCACGAAGCCGTGGAGTTGCGCGACGACGATAAGTCGAAGTACATGGGCAAAGGCGTGCTGCAGGCGGTGGATAACGTGAACAGCAAAATTGCGGAAGAGCTGATTGGCTTCTCCATCTATGAGCAAGGCCTGCTGGACAAGATTATGCTGGAGCTGGATGGCACGCCCAACAAGGGCAACCTGGGCGCCAATGCCATTCTGGGGGTGTCTCTGGCCGTGGCCCGCGCCGCTGCCCAGGATGCCGGCATGCCGCTGTACCGCTACGTGGGGGGCGTAAATGCCAACACGCTGCCCGTGCCTATGATGAACATCCTGAACGGCGGCTCGCACGCCGATAACAGCATCGACTTTCAGGAGTTCATGATTATGCCCGTAGGTGCTTCTTCCTTCTCGGAAGCATTGCGTTGGGGTACCGAAATCTTCCACCACCTGAAGAACGTGCTCAAAAAGCAGGGCTTCAGCACCAATGTGGGTGATGAAGGCGGGTTTGCTCCCAACATCAAATCAAACGAAGATGCTATTAAGATTGTATTGCAGGCCATTGAAACGGCTGGCTACAAGCCCGGCGACGATGTGATGATTGCTATGGATGCGGCTGCCTCGGAGTTCTATTCTGATGGCCACTATCACTTCAAGAAGAGCACCGGCGACAAGCTGACCTCTTCGGAAATGGTGAGCTACTGGACAGACTGGACCAAGAAGTACCCCATCATCAGCATTGAAGATGGTATGGACGAGGACGACTGGAGCGGCTGGAAGGCCCTTACCAACAGCATTGGCGCTACCACGCAGCTGGTGGGCGACGACCTGTTCGTGACCAACGTAAACCGCCTGCAGCGCGGTATTGATGAGCAGATTGCCAACGCCATCCTCATCAAAGTAAACCAGATTGGTACGCTCACCGAAACCATTGATGCTATTAACCTGGGCCGTCGCAACGGCTATAAGAGCATCATGAGCCACCGCTCGGGCGAGACGGAGGACAACACCATTGCCGACCTGGCCGTGGCGCTGAACACCGGCCAGATTAAAACCGGCTCGGCTTCGCGCTCCGACCGGATGGCCAAGTACAATCAACTGCTCCGTATTGAAGAGGAACTGGGCGAAACGGCCAACTTCCCCGGCAAAAAGATGTAG
- a CDS encoding FtsB family cell division protein: MRLLDILNRVPHFLRSFYFLTGLAFLVWMVVFDANDLLKQYEMYQKWHELQTDKEYYLKEINKVKKDRAELLSSPELLEKFAREKYIMKRPGEDVFILVPQEEE; this comes from the coding sequence ATGCGTCTGCTAGATATCCTGAACCGGGTCCCGCATTTCCTTCGTAGTTTCTATTTCCTGACGGGCCTGGCCTTTCTGGTATGGATGGTGGTATTTGATGCCAACGACCTGCTGAAGCAGTATGAAATGTATCAGAAGTGGCACGAGCTGCAGACGGATAAAGAGTACTATCTCAAGGAGATTAATAAAGTTAAAAAAGACCGCGCCGAGCTATTAAGCAGCCCTGAGCTGCTGGAGAAATTCGCCCGTGAGAAATACATTATGAAGCGCCCCGGCGAAGACGTTTTTATTCTGGTACCTCAGGAAGAGGAATAA
- a CDS encoding DNA-directed RNA polymerase subunit alpha, translating into MSILAFQMPEKVVMEKSDDFYGTFEFKPLEKGYGVTIGNALRRILLSSLEGYAITSVRTSSVLHEFMTIEGVIEDMSEIILNLKQVRFKKVSDAIEDKITVRIKGNEVFTAGEINNFTTGFQVLNPELVICNVDPSKELEFEFTIQKGRGYVPAEENKPADQVFGQIAIDAIFTPIKNVKYSIENTRVEQKTDYEKLLIEIQTDGSIHPEDALKGAANILIQHFMLFSDSTMTFETAKAEEEETVDEETLHMRKVLKTPLADMDLSVRAYNCLKAADIKTLGDLVQLDMADMMKFRNFGKKSLTELENLVEEKGLTFGMDLGKYKLDEE; encoded by the coding sequence ATGTCAATCTTAGCTTTTCAAATGCCGGAGAAAGTCGTGATGGAAAAGTCCGACGACTTCTACGGAACGTTTGAATTCAAACCGCTGGAGAAAGGCTACGGCGTCACGATCGGCAACGCTTTGCGCCGCATCCTGCTGTCGTCGCTGGAGGGCTATGCCATCACGTCGGTTCGCACGTCCAGCGTACTGCACGAGTTCATGACCATCGAGGGCGTGATTGAGGATATGTCCGAAATCATTCTCAACCTGAAGCAGGTCCGCTTCAAGAAGGTGAGCGATGCCATCGAAGACAAAATCACTGTTCGTATCAAAGGCAATGAAGTTTTCACGGCCGGCGAAATAAACAACTTCACCACGGGCTTCCAGGTCCTGAACCCGGAGCTGGTGATCTGCAACGTAGACCCCAGCAAAGAGCTGGAGTTTGAGTTCACGATTCAGAAAGGCCGCGGCTACGTTCCTGCAGAGGAAAACAAGCCTGCTGATCAGGTTTTCGGACAGATTGCCATTGATGCCATCTTCACGCCTATCAAAAACGTGAAGTATAGCATTGAGAACACCCGCGTTGAGCAGAAGACCGACTACGAGAAGCTGCTCATCGAAATTCAGACGGATGGCTCCATTCACCCGGAGGATGCACTGAAAGGTGCTGCCAACATTCTGATTCAACACTTCATGCTGTTCTCCGACAGCACCATGACCTTTGAAACGGCTAAGGCTGAAGAAGAGGAGACAGTGGATGAAGAAACCCTGCACATGCGCAAGGTTCTAAAGACCCCGCTGGCTGACATGGACCTGTCGGTGCGTGCTTACAACTGCCTCAAGGCTGCCGATATCAAAACCCTCGGTGACCTGGTGCAGCTGGACATGGCTGACATGATGAAGTTCCGCAACTTCGGTAAGAAGTCACTGACAGAGCTTGAAAACCTAGTAGAGGAAAAGGGTCTGACCTTCGGGATGGATCTGGGCAAGTACAAGCTCGACGAAGAATAG
- the rpsK gene encoding 30S ribosomal protein S11, which produces MAQKRKDKAKKRIVQVEQVGQVHIKASFNNIIISITNMNGQVISWASAGKMGFRGSKKNTPYAAQMAATDAGKVAHDLGMRKAEVFVKGPGSGRESAIRTIQNVGIEVTTIRDVTPLPHNGCRPPKRRRV; this is translated from the coding sequence ATGGCACAAAAAAGAAAAGACAAAGCCAAAAAGCGCATTGTCCAGGTTGAACAGGTAGGTCAGGTTCACATCAAGGCCTCCTTCAACAACATCATCATTTCCATCACCAACATGAACGGCCAGGTGATTTCCTGGGCTTCGGCTGGTAAGATGGGTTTCCGCGGTTCGAAGAAGAACACTCCCTACGCTGCTCAGATGGCAGCTACGGATGCCGGCAAAGTAGCCCATGATCTGGGCATGCGCAAGGCTGAAGTGTTCGTGAAAGGTCCCGGTTCCGGCCGTGAGTCGGCTATCCGTACCATCCAGAACGTGGGCATTGAGGTAACTACCATCCGCGACGTAACGCCGCTGCCCCACAACGGCTGCCGTCCGCCTAAGCGTCGTCGCGTCTGA
- the infA gene encoding translation initiation factor IF-1 has translation MAKQTSIEQDGVILEALSNAMFRVELENGHQLIAHISGKMRMHYIKILPGDKVKLEMSPYDLSKGRIVYRYK, from the coding sequence ATGGCCAAACAAACCTCCATTGAACAGGACGGAGTGATTCTGGAAGCCCTTTCCAATGCCATGTTCCGCGTGGAACTGGAAAATGGTCACCAACTGATTGCCCATATTTCGGGTAAGATGCGAATGCACTACATCAAAATCCTGCCAGGAGATAAGGTGAAGCTGGAAATGTCGCCCTACGATCTGTCGAAGGGCCGAATTGTGTACCGTTACAAATAA
- a CDS encoding CARDB domain-containing protein has product MAGVLMSQGAQAQTYSMPVSGTSSITACEGTLYDDGGPSNSPSNNSNGVLTINPGVSGNKIKLDFTTVQLYYEQISIYDGTSTAAPLIAEFTNGSSTGTVYATNSTGALTVKFTSSYYNYGYYQGFAATISCVTSVPLSDLAIQGASAQPLSIVAGNTMYVTSSIYNLGGTTASSSNVGYYLSTNNTLDGSDVLLATSTGGYLASKGSSYRNQYLTIPQNTGSGTYYLLFVADNQNGVVESDEQNNVVSLSFSVVPPTVDLTVNSASLSPSSVMAGNSFYVNGYVANQGNATVKSVTVGFYLSKDAALDGSDKLLTNSNLGTINYGDYAYFSPYPTIPAGTTPGSYYVLVVADYQNQITETNEQNNLSALTLTVEAPTIDLTMLQAGLGTNKTSPGNQISASSYIYNQGNSTASSSNAAFYLSSDSKLDGQDVLLASSTGGQLAAQQYDNRNTTLTIPSGTKAGSYYVLFVADYQNTVAESNEQNNVSAVAVAVEDPYVDLQPYSVSVSSYSVVTGGKVDLYGYVYNYGNITSAATSVGFYLSKNATYDGTDVLLSNTTLPSITGTSSYYNYGSVSSTVTVPTSTTVGSYFILMVADNKNSITESNEQNNVTYTRITVVQPTVDLYISDAGLSRYSVAAGSNFTAGFYVANQGNTSASTSNAQVYLSSNSTFDSNDVLLVTSTGGALAGYASSYRNTSATVPTATTPGAYYVLIVADASNQVSETNEQNNTFAITQITVTAPFKGVIVPASGTNTLTTCNADIYDNGGTDDYAANSNGTLVIKPGTTGAKLQLTFSQLSLNSYAYLYVYDGTSTNSPLLATYYYYNTSPNTVQATNSEGALTLVFRSDYYSSSGFQAKATCILPADLTVSGVSLQTSSTTPGSTLTASASITNSGQGNATYSNVGYYLSTDQTFSVSDVPLATVSGGTLNAGSSATRGGTLSIPAGTSYGTYYVLCVADPDKQESESNENNNVAVITLKVGDAEPNLTLASATLQAGSVLSGGTLTSSVVVKNDGSSSAASSTLGYYLSANATWESSDVLLQTVTGASLAASGTATRTATLTIPASTTAGSYYVLFVADPSSAVNESSETDNVASVALTVNSATVTKPDLAFVAASGSVSPASIVAGKSITAGATVTNLGTAVATSVPVTLYLSADNKLDAADVKLGTATGASLTNGLTRLQQITAAVPATTKAGSYYVLLMLDAETVLSETSRANNLYSLPLTVTVATAYHEQTAGLTINVYPNPTHAAPISVHMDGVSTTKSAATLTLYNSLGQRVAQQVVRRPGGGVKAEFDARQLAQGVYMLHITGEQLHVVRRVVVD; this is encoded by the coding sequence ATGGCAGGTGTGCTTATGAGCCAGGGCGCTCAGGCCCAGACCTACTCCATGCCGGTTTCTGGTACCAGTTCTATTACGGCCTGTGAGGGTACGCTCTATGATGACGGCGGGCCTTCTAATAGCCCCAGCAACAATTCGAACGGGGTTTTGACGATTAACCCAGGGGTGAGTGGTAATAAGATCAAGCTGGATTTCACTACTGTTCAGCTGTATTACGAGCAAATCTCTATTTACGACGGTACCTCCACGGCGGCCCCGCTTATTGCGGAATTCACCAACGGTTCCAGCACAGGTACCGTGTATGCTACCAATAGTACGGGGGCACTTACCGTAAAATTCACCTCGAGCTACTACAATTATGGCTACTACCAGGGCTTCGCGGCTACTATTAGCTGCGTTACCTCGGTTCCGCTTTCTGACTTGGCCATTCAGGGTGCCTCTGCCCAGCCGCTTTCCATTGTGGCGGGCAACACCATGTACGTGACCTCCTCCATCTATAACCTGGGCGGCACTACGGCCAGCTCCAGCAATGTGGGCTACTACCTGTCTACGAACAACACGCTCGATGGCTCTGATGTGTTGCTGGCTACCTCTACGGGTGGCTACCTGGCGTCCAAAGGCTCCAGCTACCGCAACCAGTACCTGACCATCCCACAGAATACCGGCAGCGGCACGTATTACCTGCTGTTTGTGGCCGATAACCAGAATGGGGTAGTAGAGAGTGATGAGCAAAACAACGTGGTGAGCCTGTCCTTCAGTGTGGTGCCGCCTACGGTAGATCTTACTGTAAACTCCGCTTCGCTGTCGCCTTCCTCCGTTATGGCAGGCAATTCTTTTTATGTGAATGGCTACGTAGCCAACCAGGGCAATGCCACGGTCAAATCGGTAACGGTAGGCTTTTACCTGTCGAAAGATGCGGCGTTGGATGGCAGTGATAAGCTCCTGACCAATTCTAACCTGGGCACCATTAACTACGGCGACTACGCCTATTTCTCCCCTTACCCTACTATCCCAGCCGGCACCACGCCCGGCAGCTATTACGTGCTGGTAGTAGCCGATTATCAAAACCAGATAACAGAGACCAACGAGCAGAACAACCTCTCGGCGCTGACCCTGACGGTGGAAGCACCCACCATTGATTTGACCATGCTGCAGGCCGGCCTGGGAACAAACAAAACCAGCCCGGGTAACCAGATATCGGCCTCCAGCTATATCTACAATCAGGGAAATAGCACCGCCAGCAGCTCCAACGCAGCATTCTACTTGTCTTCCGACAGCAAGCTGGATGGGCAGGACGTATTACTGGCTTCTTCGACGGGTGGCCAACTGGCCGCTCAGCAGTATGACAACCGGAATACCACCCTTACCATTCCCTCCGGCACCAAAGCAGGTTCCTATTACGTGTTGTTTGTGGCGGATTACCAGAACACGGTAGCCGAGTCCAACGAGCAGAACAACGTATCAGCCGTGGCAGTAGCGGTAGAGGACCCTTATGTGGATCTGCAGCCCTACTCGGTTAGTGTTTCTTCTTATTCGGTAGTTACCGGCGGGAAAGTGGACCTGTACGGTTATGTATATAACTACGGCAATATTACCTCGGCAGCCACCAGCGTGGGCTTTTACCTGTCGAAGAACGCCACGTATGATGGCACGGACGTCCTGCTCAGCAATACCACGTTACCCAGCATTACCGGCACCAGCAGCTACTATAATTATGGCTCGGTATCTTCTACCGTTACAGTGCCCACGAGCACTACGGTGGGAAGCTATTTCATCCTGATGGTAGCCGATAATAAGAATAGCATTACAGAGTCCAATGAGCAGAACAACGTAACCTATACCAGAATCACCGTGGTACAGCCCACCGTGGATCTGTACATATCGGATGCTGGTTTGTCGCGCTACAGTGTGGCAGCCGGCAGCAACTTTACTGCCGGATTTTACGTGGCCAACCAAGGCAACACCAGTGCATCTACCAGCAACGCGCAGGTATACCTGTCCAGCAACAGCACGTTCGATAGTAATGATGTTCTGCTGGTCACCTCCACCGGAGGTGCCCTGGCCGGATATGCATCCTCTTACCGCAATACCAGTGCTACGGTGCCAACGGCCACTACGCCGGGTGCTTATTATGTGCTGATTGTAGCCGATGCTTCCAACCAGGTAAGTGAAACCAATGAGCAGAACAATACCTTCGCTATAACCCAGATTACGGTTACAGCACCGTTCAAGGGAGTAATTGTGCCCGCTTCCGGTACCAACACGCTGACTACCTGCAATGCAGACATCTACGATAACGGTGGAACAGACGATTATGCTGCTAACTCAAACGGCACCCTCGTTATTAAGCCAGGCACTACCGGGGCCAAGCTTCAGCTGACGTTCTCGCAACTCTCGCTGAACTCCTACGCCTACCTCTACGTCTATGACGGGACAAGCACCAATTCTCCACTGCTGGCTACCTATTACTACTACAATACTTCGCCTAACACGGTACAGGCCACCAACAGCGAAGGTGCCCTTACCCTGGTATTCCGCAGTGACTATTACAGCAGCAGCGGCTTCCAGGCCAAAGCTACCTGCATTCTGCCCGCTGACCTGACGGTTTCCGGTGTTTCGCTGCAAACCAGCAGCACCACACCGGGCTCTACCCTCACGGCATCTGCCTCTATCACCAACTCGGGACAGGGCAACGCTACCTATAGTAATGTAGGCTACTACCTGTCCACAGACCAGACCTTCAGCGTGAGCGACGTACCCCTGGCCACCGTAAGCGGGGGTACATTGAACGCCGGCAGCAGCGCTACCCGCGGCGGTACCTTGTCTATCCCGGCCGGTACCAGCTACGGCACCTATTACGTTTTGTGCGTGGCCGACCCGGATAAGCAGGAGTCAGAATCCAACGAAAACAACAACGTAGCGGTAATTACCCTGAAAGTAGGGGATGCCGAGCCCAACCTCACGCTGGCCTCTGCTACCCTGCAGGCAGGTTCCGTGCTGAGTGGCGGAACTCTCACCAGCAGCGTGGTGGTGAAAAATGATGGTTCTTCCTCGGCCGCTTCCAGCACGCTAGGGTATTATTTGTCGGCTAATGCTACTTGGGAGAGCAGTGATGTGTTGCTGCAAACCGTAACCGGTGCTTCGCTGGCTGCTTCCGGCACCGCTACGCGCACGGCCACCCTCACCATTCCGGCCAGCACCACAGCCGGCAGTTACTACGTGCTGTTCGTGGCCGATCCTTCGTCGGCTGTGAATGAAAGCAGTGAAACCGACAACGTGGCTTCGGTAGCACTGACCGTCAACTCCGCTACGGTTACCAAGCCGGACCTGGCCTTTGTAGCAGCCTCGGGTAGTGTTTCCCCCGCCAGCATCGTAGCCGGCAAGAGCATTACTGCCGGTGCTACCGTTACCAACTTGGGAACAGCCGTGGCTACCAGCGTTCCGGTTACGCTGTATCTGTCCGCCGATAATAAGCTGGATGCCGCTGACGTAAAGCTGGGTACTGCCACCGGGGCCTCGCTGACCAATGGCCTGACGCGCTTGCAGCAAATTACCGCCGCCGTTCCAGCCACTACCAAAGCCGGTAGCTATTATGTGTTGCTGATGCTGGATGCCGAGACAGTTCTGTCGGAAACCAGCCGGGCCAACAACCTGTACAGCCTGCCCCTCACCGTTACGGTAGCCACTGCGTATCACGAGCAGACAGCCGGCCTCACCATTAACGTGTACCCTAACCCCACCCATGCAGCGCCCATCTCAGTGCATATGGATGGCGTAAGTACGACCAAAAGTGCGGCTACGCTTACGCTGTATAACAGTCTGGGTCAGCGGGTAGCGCAGCAGGTGGTTCGTCGCCCCGGCGGCGGGGTCAAGGCGGAGTTCGATGCCCGTCAGCTGGCGCAGGGAGTTTACATGCTCCACATTACTGGCGAACAGCTGCACGTGGTACGCCGCGTAGTGGTAGACTAA
- the map gene encoding type I methionyl aminopeptidase, with amino-acid sequence MIFYKTEEEIELIRASAKVLAQAHGEVAGMIKEGVTTRELDARAEEFIRDHGGQPSFKGYNDFPFSLCISPNSVVVHGFPGDFTLKSGDVISVDCGVLLNGYHSDSAYTYPVGEVAPEVLKLLDETKKSLYLGIEQAVAGNRMGDVSYAIQNHVEKQGYGVVRELVGHGIGKKLHESPEVPNYGKRGSGLKLQTGLVIAIEPMVNLGTKQVVQEKDGWTIRTKDQKPSAHFEHTIVVRKDKAEILTSFEYIEKALQ; translated from the coding sequence ATGATCTTCTACAAGACCGAAGAAGAAATTGAGCTTATCCGTGCCAGCGCGAAAGTGCTGGCTCAGGCCCACGGAGAAGTTGCGGGCATGATCAAGGAAGGAGTTACCACCCGCGAGCTTGATGCTCGTGCTGAGGAATTCATCCGGGACCATGGCGGGCAGCCTTCTTTCAAAGGTTATAACGATTTTCCCTTCAGCCTCTGCATATCACCCAACTCTGTGGTGGTGCATGGTTTCCCGGGCGACTTCACGCTGAAAAGCGGAGATGTTATTTCGGTAGACTGCGGAGTACTGTTAAACGGCTATCATTCCGATAGCGCATACACCTACCCAGTCGGGGAGGTGGCACCGGAGGTGCTGAAGTTGCTGGATGAAACCAAAAAGTCACTGTATCTCGGCATCGAGCAGGCAGTGGCAGGCAACCGGATGGGCGATGTGAGCTATGCCATTCAGAACCATGTTGAAAAGCAAGGTTATGGAGTGGTTCGCGAACTGGTCGGTCACGGTATTGGCAAGAAGCTCCATGAGTCGCCTGAAGTACCCAACTACGGTAAACGTGGTTCCGGGTTGAAGCTGCAGACGGGACTGGTCATTGCCATTGAGCCTATGGTGAACCTCGGTACCAAGCAAGTGGTTCAGGAGAAGGATGGCTGGACTATCCGCACCAAAGACCAGAAGCCCTCGGCGCATTTTGAACATACCATTGTAGTAAGAAAGGACAAAGCAGAAATCCTGACCTCCTTCGAATACATAGAAAAAGCCTTACAGTAG
- the rplQ gene encoding 50S ribosomal protein L17: protein MRHGKTINHLGRTASHRNAMLSNMASSLIMHKRITTTVAKAKALRKFVEPLLTKAKNDTTHSRRLVFSVLQSKETLKELFGEVAAKIGQRPGGYTRIIKLSDTRLGDNAEMCIIELVDYNEILLEAKSAGEAKTTTRRSRSKKKATTGEGESSAEVVAEKKPAAKKAAAEEAATEEAPKAEGEAPATEEAAS, encoded by the coding sequence ATGCGTCACGGTAAAACCATCAACCACCTCGGCCGCACGGCCTCGCACCGCAATGCCATGCTTTCGAACATGGCTTCGTCACTGATCATGCACAAGCGTATTACCACTACGGTAGCCAAGGCGAAAGCCCTGCGCAAGTTTGTGGAGCCCCTGCTGACAAAGGCCAAGAACGATACCACGCACTCGCGTCGTCTGGTGTTCTCGGTACTGCAAAGCAAAGAGACGCTGAAAGAGCTGTTCGGTGAAGTAGCGGCCAAAATTGGTCAGCGTCCCGGTGGATACACCCGTATCATTAAGCTGAGCGACACGCGTCTGGGTGACAACGCCGAGATGTGCATCATTGAGCTGGTTGACTACAACGAAATTCTGCTGGAAGCTAAATCGGCTGGCGAAGCTAAAACGACCACTCGTCGTTCACGCAGCAAGAAGAAAGCAACTACTGGCGAAGGTGAATCATCTGCCGAGGTAGTAGCTGAGAAGAAGCCAGCTGCCAAGAAGGCTGCTGCTGAGGAAGCTGCTACTGAAGAAGCTCCCAAGGCTGAAGGTGAAGCTCCTGCTACTGAAGAAGCTGCTTCCTAG
- the rpsM gene encoding 30S ribosomal protein S13 — MARIAGVDIPDNKRGEIALTYIFGIGRASAQQILTKAGIDLSKKVKDWTEAEAGEIRSIIAAEFKTEGVLRSEVQLNIKRLMDIGCYRGLRHRKGLPVRGQRTKNNSRTRKGKRKTVAGKKKATK; from the coding sequence ATGGCTCGTATTGCAGGGGTAGACATCCCAGACAACAAGCGCGGCGAAATCGCGCTGACCTACATTTTCGGCATTGGTCGTGCCTCCGCTCAGCAAATTCTTACGAAGGCCGGTATCGACCTGAGCAAGAAGGTGAAAGACTGGACGGAAGCTGAAGCTGGTGAAATTCGTAGCATCATTGCTGCCGAGTTCAAGACGGAAGGTGTTCTGCGCTCAGAAGTGCAGCTGAACATCAAGCGTCTGATGGACATCGGTTGCTACCGTGGTCTGCGTCACCGCAAAGGCTTGCCCGTTCGCGGACAGCGCACCAAGAACAACTCGCGTACCCGTAAGGGCAAGCGCAAGACTGTTGCTGGTAAGAAAAAGGCAACTAAATAA